The genomic segment tatagttggagtggatctttaaatatatgaatatttCATAAACCTATTTAATTGATGCGCCAGATCTGAAAGATGCGCGAGACTCATCATCCTACAGACGACAGAACAATGAACAACAATGCGGTCTGCAGCCTTTCTCTCTTTCAGCGCATTAAAGGAAGAATTGTCTCTTTAAATGGAAATAAGTAACACGATAAAAGAACAGATCAAACTCACCTTGAACACTTTCCCAAAGGCTCCATCCCCCAGCTCCCCTATGATCTCCCAGACCTCCTCCGGGTTCTCATCCCTCCGGACGTGCTcgtattgtttctttttcttctcggCTCCCAGTTTGAATATTTTACGGAAATTAAAGAAAGACATGGCGACTCAACCggaaagtttctttaaaataaaaaaatgaactcgGTCTAACCTGAAGGCAGGTGTGCCGTTAGATGTGAACGCGCGACAGAGTTCGAGCTTTTACAACATTCGGATCAGACATACTAGCTTAGCCTTTGACACCGGGTCTGACCAGTCCCCCGAGCCGCCCCGCCGCACGCCATGGTCCCGCCGAACCCGAACCAATAACCAACACTTCACTTTATGGTCCAAACGAAGCGCCTAAAACAGTTCTACTGAGAAGAAAATGCTAGCTCGTGGTTCCGACTCCTTTCAACCCCGCTGGTCAGACCACCTCGAGGGGCTCTTTCTCCTAATACACCAAATAAAAGGGCGTTCTAAAAAGTCCAACTTTTGGTTCCGACAGCTGGACTCATTGGGTTTTCGGACGGCGAAAGCCCGTCTTCTTGGTTTGAGAGTTACGTAGAGACGAAAGGCTAAAAACGGTCATCTTTCCTTGTTGGACGGCTTTAGGAGTGTAGCGGATTTAGTGTCTGTGCGCGTTCACGAACATGGAGCGCGCGCTTACAGTTCCTTTCTTTCGGAGCTCCTCGTGTCCGGCGGTTGGAGCGCCAATTTCGGTCTCCTGCTGCCCTCACCTGAGCCGTGGAAGAAACTTACGAGCTAATTATTTTAAACCCGCatgtttttagctaaacaaACACTGTTTACATCATTTCCCACTTTTTGCTCAAGATTTATTGCACGGGGTAAGCCTTAAATTGGATCCAAAACTCAGAAGTAGGATGTCTTTGTGCTTATGAAAATACATATCCCATGATACACAGCGGTCAGCGCATGcgcaattttaagtttttttttttttttgtttaaaaaaaataaaggattggggacaaattaagatttttttgtactgtagtacatttttttaataaaaacatgtatttttatattataaaaagTAATTGAAAATTCAGTCATGGTATcacgtgactttttttttttttgtaaacacgTCGAGTTAGCTTGCTCCCTTAGCTAAAGggggaaagttttttttttttaaacgaccAATGTGCTGAAACAAACTCGTGTTTACCCAGGATGAAATGCAGGCAGGTCCGATGGACGAACCCCCGTCGATTCTTTGGGGATTGGACCCGATTTTTAGTGCTTTCGCGCGGTTGTACATCAAAGACATTCTGCAGATGACAGAGTCAGTGCAGGTACCAGGTAAACGACTTCGTCTTCACTGTACGGCTGTCTCATGTGTGATTACCTTCAGATTAACTGcgcaattaaaaaatgtatgaaataaaGTTAGAGTTTTTGGACCTAAAGCTCTTACAACTTtggttttctgagtttttttcagATACTTTCACTTTACTTTCacaaacttttcatttaaatcacCACTACTTTATTGTGAGCATTTTTACAGCTGTTTTATGTTTGAATTGATTCCTGCAGCATCACtgaatattattttacataatGTATCCCCAAATTAATTCAGTGCTAGAGTGGTGAGGATGTGGCTAAacctagcaactgttgctaaggatgTTCTCTTTAATGTACTTTGAagtagaaaatagaaaaattgacaaacatttttgacttgaTCATGAAAAATATCCAACGGTTGAAAATGTGAGacggtcattttttttttaaacaaaaactacttTTAAGTAACTTATTTACTAAGCAGTGGCAAAAATATAAGCTCTTTCagtagttaatattttttatttgttctaatTTCAGTTTAATTGACATATTTGAGATTTTCggttaaattaatttaagttcCTTTCAGGGGGTAAACTTACGTTTTCTGTAGGAAGACCAATTAAGTAACTCATTTGTTTTGTGTCCATTGAAGGTATTTACTTCTACAACAATCATCCCATCTACAAGGTGGATGTTCTTGGAACGGTGGTGTACAAGAGGGAGCGGGATGACTTCTTCTGCTATGGAGGTACAGACGGGGCTCATGAGTGAAAATAtgtttagataaataaataaataaatatgttagcAAACGGTAGACCGTCTCGTCTTTTTTGTATGTAATCACGTTTAGTCTCATTTTGGCTCTCTGACTCTGTCAGATTAAAATCCGCACATGCTGGAGATCTACAGTGTTTGTATCTAAACTTTAAGTCTTTAGTTTTATATACAAAAAGAGAATATCCAATTTCTTGTTTAGACCTTCAACTTTCTGCCAATCCAGGGCTTTTAAGCTTCATAAACGatgattttttatgaaaattttcttttttttaattcttcagtGGATGATGGAACTGGTGTGATAAACTGCCTCTGCTGGAAAAGTGAGctttttaaagataaagatGATGGCGGTAAGTCTGAACTCATCGTTCTTTTACATGAAATatcaccatccatccatccatccNNNNNNNNNNNNNNNNNNNNNNNNNNNNNNNNNNNNNNNNNNNNNNNNNNNNNNNNNNNNNNNNNNNNNNNNNNNNNNNNNNNNNNNNNNNNNNNNNNNNNNNNNNNNNNNNNNNNNNNNNNNNNNNNNNNNacgaccctctcgtccaccggtgAAATATCACCTTCCATGAATTTACTGAGTTTAAAGGCCCactaaaatcatcttttgatctatcgtaaaatcattcccagtggtcttttaatcaagattatgctgtttttagcccatatttttaaaaaattgttgttttctgggacaaagtttctgcaaagcgaCAGGCGATCATTGGAAATTCATCTcaaagttgtgggtgggactattaGTGCCGAGCAAGCTCAtccccacttcctgtcaacctgttttttttttatttatttgtttatttttacatgctctcccactagctaacagccccttaaacccccaacctaacattagcagtgcaacaaaaatgtcgagcaatattggagctatgcagcCATACAGTTTGTAGCCAGTTCAGACAAGGAAGacaaagacgcacatggatctatttgtctgcaagtggatgcatcagaatggagcggagcagtgAGTTTGTGGCCCactatattttttacataactaataataataataataataataatagattaGATTTACCTGTGCTTTTCCAGGCGCTCAAAGCGCTCAAAttagatctttttcaaactgtgtatTTCCTTCAGTTTCTGACTCACAACAATCTGAagaaagaaacactcagaaatacaattttatgctaaattttcttgatatattttatccataaacaaatacacaccacaagaatatgtaaaaaaaaatcagagtggaTCTTATTCTAGAAATAAATTCCATAAACATTATTCtcttattttaatcaaatcatttcagctttttaaattcttattgtaaactgcaaaaataacattaaatatcATATACTTTTATTATTGTAGTTAACTgaagcaaattaaaataaatttacccCCAAAATGAGTTTTccttaacatttgttttattcatttatctttttaattttagaatctttcagttaaattttattttaaggtttctTTAGTgaattcagctttattttaaGTTCTAACCTTTATTTTTGCAAGAATGTATTTTGATTCACTTCGttaaaaatttttttcaaaatatattaaaattctGAAACACTACTGAACGATTCTGctgtatttttgcatttctttgaataaaaagaaaatacttctTTGATGGGAAATCTGactttacaaatacatttgagtaaaaaaatgtatgaattgtTCTTATATTtaagaacataaataaatattgtttagtTCAAACCTCGAGTTTGGTTGCAGGAATGTTTAGATGATTTGGTTCTGCAAAATGACCCTCCATGCTTTTGTGCTCCAGCTGGGGCGGCGCCTGGACCCTCGGATCCGACAGTGTTTGACCCGGTCGCTGAGCTGAAGAAGTTGAAACAAGCCCAGCAGAAACGTTGCCGCCTGGAGATCGGAGAACTGATCCGAGTCCGCGGGCCGGTGAAGACATCCAGGCAGCAGAGAGAAATAACAGCTTCTGTTTTCTGTGAGTCGGCCTGAAGTTCCACAGCTTCTGACGATCTTTATGGTCCAGAGGAAACCAGGAGCATCCATCACCTCTGTTTATGTTCCAGATAAGGTGGAGGACCCACTGATGGCGGAACAGATCCAGTGGATGATGGACGTTCCAGAGCTCTACAGAGAGTGTTATGACAAAACGTTTCAGCTGCAGTCTGACAAACAAGGGTAAAAACATCTTCTAGCACGACCACAACACCAACGTGCACTGACAATTGTCCAGAAGATAGTTTCAAAGGATCAGAATTACTGTTCCAAGTAgagacattttaacatttacacaCTGAAATGGTTTTCTTTTGCAGTGTTGCTCTCAAACTTTGACTTAATTCTGATTTTATAAACTGCATTTATATACACATATGTCCAAAactttagaaatgtaaaaaaaaaaaaaaaaaacaatttcataattacactgtttccattaaatcataattattaattataaCTTTTGATGAGTTGTGGTGCTGTGGGACATCTTCTGGCTAActggttgttggtcatgtgactaatttaattataaaaaaaaggtttccattgcagttttgcaaaatataccTCAAAAACCACTTCctcaaagcacaaaaaaattgtattctctgataaatgcaagttttacgTGTTTCtattaagcaaatttattattgcaaatctaatttgcgcaatttcatagtcagtAAAAACACATCTGTCATCACAATTCTGGAAATGTGAGAAAAAGACAATTCTTTGTCATGCAGAATGACACgtggcaagaaaaaaaaacaatcaaataatgaaaaaaagtcttatgaggaactaaaaatgttatttaaaaatactaaatgggGGATTCTGAAGTTAgcaaatcaaacataaaaaaaaaatccctaatttttttaagtgttaacagttttacatttaagaGTCAAGAATTCTATTGACCTTGTTATGTTTGTGACTCCACCCCTCCCCAAAACAATCCATTAGCTCGACCTACTGGCTGTTTGTATTACAAACGTTTCACCTGTGGGAGATTGTCTGATGATTGAATTTTTGTTACtcttaaaaaggttaaaatgcagaaaaataacaaaaaattaacaaaactattaaaacatctaaaagaaATCCAGGTAtttatatttacaagaaaaagggatg from the Oryzias melastigma strain HK-1 linkage group LG1, ASM292280v2, whole genome shotgun sequence genome contains:
- the stn1 gene encoding CST complex subunit STN1 isoform X2, whose protein sequence is MFLAKQTLFTSFPTFCSRFIARGIYFYNNHPIYKVDVLGTVVYKRERDDFFCYGVDDGTGVINCLCWKSELFKDKDDGAGAAPGPSDPTVFDPVAELKKLKQAQQKRCRLEIGELIRVRGPVKTSRQQREITASVFYKVEDPLMAEQIQWMMDVPELYRECYDKTFQLQSDKQGESADSPLIKATNLIKDFIKQKSVSKFRTYDVLDLLEPLISRQPQAASADPEAAGPSGCQQVRQLLKEVLKVLQDEGVVYRRVKTQDEVYHVTERDKDLFIVVKDIIREDSKREKYSEKGCHVLHILSAVRQRHSFNVSKAALEIVLKSLVCNSDIVSSSDKHYTAF
- the stn1 gene encoding CST complex subunit STN1 isoform X1; its protein translation is MQAGPMDEPPSILWGLDPIFSAFARLYIKDILQMTESVQVPGIYFYNNHPIYKVDVLGTVVYKRERDDFFCYGVDDGTGVINCLCWKSELFKDKDDGAGAAPGPSDPTVFDPVAELKKLKQAQQKRCRLEIGELIRVRGPVKTSRQQREITASVFYKVEDPLMAEQIQWMMDVPELYRECYDKTFQLQSDKQGESADSPLIKATNLIKDFIKQKSVSKFRTYDVLDLLEPLISRQPQAASADPEAAGPSGCQQVRQLLKEVLKVLQDEGVVYRRVKTQDEVYHVTERDKDLFIVVKDIIREDSKREKYSEKGCHVLHILSAVRQRHSFNVSKAALEIVLKSLVCNSDIVSSSDKHYTAF